The Erythrobacter sp. JK5 genome includes a region encoding these proteins:
- a CDS encoding BlaI/MecI/CopY family transcriptional regulator: protein MRDSLSPREREVFDAVFKNPDATVSEVIADIDGAPSASAVRTMLKRLVGKQLISETRRDEYISYRVRLNCAEIVDDCLHRLTDVLFAGSRTAAVNALLEMDGPLTDGEWREIESLIENLRQSGNAS from the coding sequence ATGCGCGATTCGCTTTCACCCCGGGAACGAGAAGTCTTCGACGCGGTTTTCAAGAACCCGGATGCTACGGTTTCGGAAGTGATTGCGGATATCGACGGAGCGCCCAGCGCGTCGGCCGTGCGAACGATGCTTAAGCGCCTGGTCGGCAAGCAATTGATCAGCGAAACCCGCCGCGATGAATATATCAGCTACCGCGTACGTCTGAATTGCGCGGAGATCGTCGACGACTGCCTCCACCGTCTGACCGACGTTCTGTTTGCCGGATCTCGCACGGCGGCGGTCAACGCGCTTCTCGAGATGGACGGCCCGCTGACGGATGGCGAATGGCGCGAGATCGAGAGCCTGATCGAGAACCTTCGCCAGTCCGGGAACGCATCGTGA
- a CDS encoding radical SAM protein, with amino-acid sequence MFDVEARLARPGRRHVSVVLKVAERCNLACTYCYFFFGGDDSYLKHPALISSDRVSDVARFLGEAAIKHRLERIEIALHGGEPLLLKPDRMGALVETIRAAVPDSCEVDILLQTNGVLVDETWIALFEQHSIGIGVSLDGPRAVNDIARLDKKGRSSFDATIAGWGLLKKAAADGRISEPGILSVIAPTTDAETLSFFIDELGAHSLNFLLPDMFFDNPETQPEDVARIGETMIAIFEEWRRRADPGLHIRFVNDALLPMIVAIPAESTHHCREDLSHAMTIASDGTIYVEDTIRSAFADRFDETLNVASATLADVFAHPHWQSIARAAEQPAGPCTSCRYGEICQGGPLISRYSSDRGFDNPSLYCSALFAFHRHVEREVSATGRLLPSPRFAADPLFPARKEVA; translated from the coding sequence ATGTTCGATGTCGAGGCACGTCTTGCCCGTCCTGGGCGGCGCCATGTGTCGGTCGTGCTTAAGGTGGCCGAACGCTGCAATCTGGCCTGTACCTATTGCTATTTCTTCTTCGGCGGGGACGACAGCTATCTCAAGCATCCCGCGTTGATTTCGTCTGACAGGGTATCGGATGTTGCCCGGTTCCTGGGCGAGGCCGCGATCAAGCACCGTCTCGAACGGATCGAGATCGCGCTCCATGGCGGGGAGCCACTGTTGCTCAAGCCCGATCGCATGGGCGCGCTGGTCGAAACCATCCGCGCTGCCGTGCCCGACAGTTGCGAGGTCGACATCCTGCTCCAGACCAATGGTGTGTTGGTCGACGAAACGTGGATTGCGCTGTTCGAACAGCACTCCATCGGCATCGGGGTCAGCCTTGATGGTCCGCGCGCGGTCAACGATATTGCCCGGCTCGACAAGAAGGGGCGCAGCAGCTTCGACGCGACGATTGCCGGCTGGGGCTTGCTCAAGAAGGCCGCCGCAGATGGCCGCATCTCCGAGCCCGGTATCCTCTCCGTCATCGCTCCCACGACCGATGCGGAGACGCTTTCCTTCTTCATCGACGAACTTGGCGCGCACAGCCTCAATTTCCTGTTGCCCGATATGTTCTTCGACAATCCGGAAACGCAGCCGGAGGATGTCGCGCGGATCGGCGAGACGATGATCGCGATCTTCGAGGAGTGGCGACGGCGGGCCGATCCGGGCCTGCATATCCGGTTCGTCAATGATGCCCTGTTGCCGATGATCGTGGCCATTCCGGCCGAGTCCACCCACCACTGCCGCGAAGATCTGTCGCACGCGATGACGATTGCATCGGACGGCACGATCTATGTCGAGGATACGATCCGCAGCGCGTTTGCCGATCGCTTCGACGAAACGCTCAATGTCGCGAGCGCAACCCTCGCCGATGTCTTCGCGCATCCCCATTGGCAGAGCATCGCTCGCGCTGCCGAGCAACCGGCCGGACCGTGCACATCGTGTCGCTACGGCGAGATCTGCCAGGGTGGCCCGCTGATCTCCCGCTACTCGTCCGACAGGGGGTTCGACAATCCCTCGCTCTATTGCTCCGCGCTGTTCGCGTTCCACCGGCATGTCGAACGCGAGGTTTCGGCCA